Proteins encoded in a region of the Mycolicibacterium duvalii genome:
- a CDS encoding flavodoxin family protein has product MTTSPAAPDFTGLKAMFINCTLKRSPEMSNTQGLVDRSVALMRGNGVDVDQIRAVDHDIAVGVRPDMTEYGWDTDEWPALLERVLAADILVLAGPVWLGDNSSVMRHVIERLYGYSGVLNDHGQYAYYGRVGGCLLTGNEDGVKHCAMNILYSLQHIGYTIPPQADAGWMGEAGPGPSYLDEGSGGPENDFVNRNTTFLTYNLMHLAKLLKSVGGFPAYGNQRSEWDAGCDFGYSNPEYR; this is encoded by the coding sequence ATGACCACGTCGCCCGCCGCTCCTGACTTCACCGGCCTGAAGGCCATGTTCATCAATTGCACGCTGAAGCGCTCACCCGAGATGAGCAACACCCAGGGGCTGGTCGATCGCAGTGTCGCGCTGATGCGCGGCAACGGTGTCGATGTCGATCAGATCCGTGCGGTCGACCACGACATCGCCGTCGGTGTCCGGCCGGACATGACCGAGTACGGCTGGGACACCGACGAGTGGCCGGCGCTGCTCGAGCGTGTCCTCGCCGCCGACATCCTGGTCCTGGCCGGCCCGGTATGGCTGGGCGACAACAGTTCGGTGATGCGCCATGTGATCGAGCGGCTCTACGGCTACTCCGGTGTGCTGAACGACCATGGGCAGTATGCGTATTACGGCCGGGTCGGCGGATGTCTGCTCACCGGCAACGAAGACGGTGTCAAACACTGCGCGATGAACATTCTCTACAGCCTGCAGCACATCGGTTACACGATCCCGCCGCAGGCCGACGCCGGGTGGATGGGTGAGGCGGGGCCCGGGCCCTCCTATCTGGACGAAGGATCCGGCGGGCCGGAGAACGATTTCGTCAACCGCAACACCACATTCCTCACCTACAACCTGATGCACCTGGCCAAGCTGCTCAAGAGCGTGGGTGGCTTCCCGGCGTACGGCAACCAACGCTCGGAGTGGGATGCCGGCTGCGATTTCGGCTACAGCAATCCCGAATACCGGTAG
- a CDS encoding lipocalin family protein: MTSRRWLLWLGTAGAGACLALGAGQGVASADTESSDAAGTTSRSAESGPSREASARSADDDGADRSATTLESRSSEPASVPTSATQRDTEVSGDLGLESDAELDAAEPAVTGRLYTLRQEPADDSDVTVATAPVAVTTEPREVRRHAASDTTPVTPAAPVTPTPASVPSAQRISAPVEAAATVTAADGQVTGVKTSRAKLTIPVGTRNYTARTDWYLPTQADGSVAAAGVIWLQHGFLGNKSAVSALARTLSQQTNSIVVAPNLPSFPGLFCSGCWLNGVPMQQGVATLFLGDRASLTTSASAAGYQGALPASFVLSGQSAGGGFATSVGGYYAEDLLSDGSLRGVVMFDGVAWQGRLSAALDSLDDPFVPVYQVAAPPAAWNSRGETTNELVAARPGQFVGATLAGGSHSDSLIGGNALFDFFAQLATGFSPPGNTQAVYTLSTGWINDMYQGLGPLDGTGIYGAPDQYIVMGDTAAVVLAPPPVVDLTRYLGTWYEVGSVKQFFSIGLVNTTAVYSLNPDGSIKVQNSGNYFVNNGPKSSITGVALPVDADNNKLNVRFFGQASARPPGNYWIVDLDPDYHWAVVTDPTGFSGFLLTRERTVSEDFYQELLDRASVKGVIGRITPTRQPAAQTVSA, encoded by the coding sequence GTGACGTCACGACGTTGGCTGCTCTGGCTGGGAACGGCAGGTGCGGGCGCCTGCCTGGCGCTCGGCGCCGGGCAGGGTGTCGCCTCGGCGGACACGGAGTCCTCCGATGCGGCGGGGACGACGAGCCGGTCCGCCGAGTCCGGTCCGTCGCGCGAGGCGTCGGCGCGAAGTGCCGACGACGACGGCGCCGACCGCTCGGCGACGACGCTGGAATCTCGGTCCTCGGAGCCCGCGTCAGTTCCGACGTCGGCCACGCAGCGCGATACGGAGGTCTCCGGCGATCTCGGCCTCGAAAGCGATGCCGAGCTCGATGCTGCCGAGCCCGCGGTGACCGGCCGGCTCTACACCCTCCGGCAGGAGCCCGCGGACGACTCGGACGTCACGGTGGCGACCGCACCGGTGGCGGTCACGACGGAACCCCGGGAGGTCCGCCGACACGCCGCCTCCGACACCACGCCCGTCACCCCCGCGGCACCGGTGACGCCCACTCCGGCGAGTGTGCCTTCTGCACAACGGATTTCAGCGCCCGTCGAGGCCGCCGCGACGGTCACCGCCGCCGACGGCCAGGTGACCGGCGTCAAGACGTCGCGAGCCAAGCTGACCATCCCGGTCGGCACCAGGAACTACACCGCGCGCACCGACTGGTACCTCCCGACCCAGGCCGACGGTTCCGTGGCGGCCGCCGGGGTGATCTGGCTGCAGCACGGCTTCCTCGGGAACAAGTCGGCGGTGTCCGCACTGGCCCGCACACTCTCGCAGCAGACCAACAGCATCGTGGTGGCACCCAATTTGCCGTCGTTCCCCGGGTTGTTCTGTTCCGGGTGCTGGCTCAACGGTGTGCCGATGCAGCAGGGCGTCGCCACGCTGTTCCTCGGCGACCGCGCGTCGCTGACCACCAGCGCGAGCGCGGCCGGCTACCAGGGGGCACTGCCGGCGAGCTTCGTCCTGTCCGGCCAGTCCGCGGGCGGTGGCTTCGCCACGTCGGTCGGCGGCTACTACGCCGAGGACCTGCTCAGCGACGGCAGCCTGCGCGGCGTCGTGATGTTCGACGGGGTCGCCTGGCAGGGCCGGTTGTCGGCGGCGTTGGACAGCCTGGACGACCCGTTCGTCCCGGTCTATCAGGTCGCGGCCCCACCGGCGGCGTGGAATTCGCGGGGCGAGACCACCAACGAGCTGGTGGCCGCCCGTCCGGGCCAGTTCGTCGGCGCGACCCTGGCCGGGGGCTCACACTCGGATTCACTGATCGGCGGCAACGCGCTGTTCGACTTCTTCGCCCAGTTGGCGACCGGGTTCTCACCGCCGGGCAACACCCAGGCCGTCTACACCCTCTCGACCGGCTGGATCAACGACATGTACCAGGGGCTGGGACCGCTCGACGGCACCGGCATCTACGGCGCACCTGATCAGTACATCGTGATGGGTGACACCGCGGCGGTGGTGCTGGCTCCGCCGCCGGTCGTCGACCTCACCCGCTACCTCGGCACCTGGTACGAAGTGGGCAGCGTCAAGCAGTTCTTCTCGATCGGGCTGGTGAACACCACCGCCGTCTACAGCCTCAATCCCGACGGATCCATCAAGGTGCAGAACTCGGGCAACTACTTCGTCAACAACGGGCCCAAGTCGTCGATCACCGGCGTCGCCCTGCCCGTCGATGCCGACAACAACAAACTCAACGTCCGGTTCTTCGGGCAAGCCTCGGCCCGCCCGCCCGGCAACTACTGGATCGTCGATCTCGATCCCGACTACCACTGGGCCGTCGTCACCGACCCGACCGGTTTCAGCGGGTTCCTGCTCACCCGCGAGCGCACGGTGTCCGAGGACTTCTACCAGGAGCTGCTGGACCGGGCCTCGGTCAAGGGTGTCATCGGACGGATCACCCCGACCCGGCAACCCGCGGCACAGACCGTCTCGGCGTAA
- a CDS encoding glycoside hydrolase family 16 protein has product MDRRRAMMMLGVGAAAAALPLPRVAAQPGIGDTPPPGPGVPEAATQPAPGLLFSDEFNAPAGTPPNPASWYIVPQRETIRNPVEWDKPYNMGRYVTDQEHVFHDGNGNLVIRATRGEGANIQEKYASAKIVGNWRGGVGTTWEARVKLNCLTDGAWPAFWLINDNPVRGGEVDLFEWYGNRDWPSGTTVHAKLDGTMFQTHKHPVDGAWHTWRMTWLPSGMYFWKDYQPGMEPFFTVLSNSLPDWPFNDPGFTMAPVFNIAIGGSGGREPAGGTYPAEMLIDWIRVF; this is encoded by the coding sequence ATGGATCGGCGACGCGCCATGATGATGCTGGGGGTCGGGGCGGCAGCCGCCGCGCTGCCCCTTCCGCGAGTAGCAGCCCAGCCGGGGATCGGGGACACCCCGCCCCCGGGACCCGGTGTTCCCGAAGCGGCCACCCAGCCCGCGCCGGGTCTGCTGTTCTCCGACGAGTTCAACGCGCCGGCGGGCACCCCGCCCAACCCGGCCTCGTGGTACATCGTCCCGCAGCGCGAAACCATCCGTAACCCGGTCGAATGGGACAAGCCCTACAACATGGGCCGGTACGTCACCGACCAGGAGCACGTCTTCCACGACGGCAACGGCAACCTCGTCATCCGGGCCACCCGCGGTGAAGGCGCGAACATTCAGGAGAAGTACGCCAGCGCCAAGATCGTCGGGAACTGGCGCGGCGGCGTCGGCACCACCTGGGAAGCCCGGGTCAAGCTGAACTGCCTGACCGACGGGGCGTGGCCGGCGTTCTGGTTGATCAACGACAACCCCGTGCGCGGCGGCGAAGTCGACCTCTTCGAGTGGTACGGCAACCGGGACTGGCCGTCGGGCACCACGGTGCACGCCAAGCTCGACGGCACGATGTTCCAGACCCACAAGCACCCGGTCGACGGGGCCTGGCACACCTGGCGGATGACCTGGCTGCCCTCGGGCATGTACTTCTGGAAGGACTACCAGCCCGGGATGGAGCCGTTCTTCACCGTACTGTCGAACTCGCTGCCCGACTGGCCGTTCAACGATCCCGGTTTCACGATGGCACCGGTGTTCAACATCGCGATCGGCGGCTCGGGTGGGCGTGAACCCGCCGGCGGCACCTACCCGGCCGAGATGTTGATCGACTGGATCCGGGTGTTCTGA
- a CDS encoding LLM class flavin-dependent oxidoreductase — translation MAEWFLYLPQSRMGVDDLVQRARAAEASGFDGVAFLDHVETPMAPDMPIWEAMTVATWVAAHTERLRIGHLVLCDAFRRPALLAKQAVTLAEASGGRFELGLGAGSMPDELAKFEFGTASAVQRVEALGTTLAKIKRYWGQTEGPEPVQVPTPSHPIPVLLAGTGPRMLKLVAEHADWWNLPATKVNELARYLPAIGAARPSVQQMVAFVRAGDDRDAVIDKGRRRFGHLGPGFVGGGADELLAYFAGLEQAGAQRFYVWFADFAAVESIEEFGATVVARAC, via the coding sequence ATGGCCGAATGGTTTCTCTACCTGCCGCAGAGCCGGATGGGCGTCGACGACCTCGTGCAACGGGCCCGGGCGGCCGAGGCCAGCGGCTTCGACGGCGTCGCGTTCCTCGATCACGTCGAGACCCCGATGGCGCCCGACATGCCGATCTGGGAGGCGATGACGGTGGCGACCTGGGTGGCCGCCCACACCGAACGGCTGCGGATCGGCCATCTCGTGCTCTGCGATGCCTTCCGCCGGCCCGCCCTGCTGGCCAAGCAGGCCGTGACCCTCGCCGAGGCCAGCGGTGGCCGTTTCGAGCTGGGCCTGGGGGCGGGCTCCATGCCCGACGAGCTGGCTAAGTTCGAGTTCGGTACCGCGTCGGCGGTGCAGCGGGTGGAGGCGCTCGGCACGACGCTGGCCAAGATCAAGCGCTACTGGGGGCAGACCGAAGGCCCCGAGCCGGTGCAGGTGCCGACTCCCAGCCATCCCATCCCGGTGCTGCTGGCCGGGACCGGCCCACGCATGCTCAAACTGGTTGCCGAGCACGCCGATTGGTGGAACCTGCCCGCCACAAAGGTGAACGAGCTGGCGCGGTACCTGCCGGCGATCGGCGCGGCGCGGCCCTCGGTGCAGCAGATGGTCGCGTTCGTGCGGGCCGGCGACGACCGCGACGCCGTGATCGACAAGGGCCGCCGCCGCTTCGGCCACCTCGGGCCCGGCTTCGTCGGCGGCGGCGCCGACGAATTGCTCGCCTACTTCGCCGGGCTGGAGCAGGCTGGGGCGCAACGCTTCTACGTGTGGTTCGCCGACTTCGCCGCCGTCGAATCGATCGAGGAGTTCGGCGCCACCGTCGTCGCCCGCGCGTGTTGA